TAACTCAATTCATAACTAGGAGTTCATTATGGTGTTACCTTTTGCTACATTTAATTCAACATGCTGCAGTACAACGCGTTTTCGATGTTGTACTGTTTATTGAGCATGAATTTTTTGGGTATATCATAACTTAAAATTTTCTACTTACACAGTTAAACTATCAAAACGCGGGAATTCAATTGAATTTTCGCGTTTTTTGTTTGTTTTTTACTAAGAAAATATACAAGGATACATTATGCTAATCAAAAACATACATCAATTAGTTGGCCAAACACCGATAATTGAACTGCAAATACCTGTCCCAAACCAAAGTCGCATTTTTGCAAAACTGGAGATGTTCAATCCTGGTGGTAGCATTAAAGACCGTTTAGGACAATTCTTAATATCAGATGCTTGGCAGCGAAATCTAATTAATCAAAATTCAACGATTATTGAACCGACTGCCGGAAATACTGGTATTGGCTTGGCATTAGCAGCGCAACAATATAAATTACCCACTATTCTTGTTGTACCTGAGAAATTCAGCGCTGAAAAACAGCAACTCATGAAAGCATTAGGCGCAACAATCATCAACACACCTTCTAGCGAAGGCATTAAAGGTGCCATTTCCAAAGCAAAAGCGTTAGCAGCCGAAATTGAAAACAGCTACTTACCAATGCAATTTGCTAATCCTGCTAATCCTGAAACATATTACCAAACGCTAGCACCAGAAATCGTTAAAGACTTGAAAAACGAAAAGATTGATGCTTTTGTTGCTGGTGCTGGTAGTGGTGGAACTTTTGCTGGAATTGCCAAATACCTTAGTGAATATGATGCAACTATAAAAAATATTGTTGTAGAACCCGAAGGATCTATTTTAAATGGTGGCCCAGCGCATGCTCACCGCACAGAAGGTATTGGTGTTGAATTTGTGCCACCATTCTTCGAATCAATTCACATTGACAAAACATTAACTATTAGCGATGACAGTGCCTTTCAGCAAGTTCGATATGTTGCCGAGAACCTAGGACTTTTTATCGGTAGTTCAAGTGGCGCAGCCTTAGCTGCTAGTTTACAAATGGCAGAAACATTACCGCCACAAAGTAATATTGTCACGATATTCCCAGACAGCAGCGAACGATACATGAGCACAAATATTTATGGAAACTGAGGAAAGAAAAATGAAATTTGATACACAACTTATTCATGGTGGCATTAGTCTTGACCAATCAACTGGCGCCGTATCTGTCCCAATTCATATGGCTTCAACCTTTAAGCAAACTAAAATTGGCGAGGCAAAATATGAATATTCAAGATCTGGTAACCCAACTCGTGAAGCCGTAGAAAGCTTAATTGCAGACTTAGAAAATGGTACTGCTGGCTTTGCTTTTGCATCAGGATCTGCGGCGATAAGTACTATTTTTTCACTTTTTTCATCTGGGGATCACATTATTGTTGGAAACGATGTTTATGGTGGTACATTTAGGCTAATTGACAATGTTCTAAAAAGAACAGGTCAGACATTTACAATTGTCGATACCCGTGATTTATCTGCTATTCAGGAAGCTATTCAAGATAATACTGTCGCCATTTACCTTGAAACACCAACTAATCCTCTATTACGCATTAGTGATATCAAGGCAATTTCTGAACTTGCTCATCGTCATAATTTATTAAGTATTGTTGACAACACATTTGCTTCTCCCTATGTACAAAAACCAATTGATTTAGGTGTGGATATTGTTGTTCACAGTGCTTCAAAGTATTTAGGTGGTCATAGCGACCTTATTGCTGGCTTAGTTGTTACCAAAGGCGAGGAACTTAGTGAGAAAATTAAGTTCTTACAAAATGCGATTGGTGCAATCCTGGCCCCTCAGGAAAGTTGGCTCCTACAACGAGGTATGAAAACGCTCGGTTTAAGAATGCGTGCTCACCAGTCAAATGCTCAAACAATATTTGACTACCTTAAAACACAAGATAAAGTTGCTAAGATATATTTCCCTGGTGATCCTGATAATCCTGACCACGCTTTAGCCAAACAACAGATGAATGGTTTTGGTGCCATGATTTCATTTGAGCTAAAGGTTGGGCTAGATCCAGAACAATTCATTAGTAACTTAAAAATCATTACCTTAGCAGAGAGTTTAGGTGCACTTGAAAGCCTAATTGAAATTCCAGCTAAAATGACTCACGGCGCCATTCCTCGTAATATCCGAATTTCTCATGGTATTCAAGACGAACTAATCCGTCTCTCTGTGGGTGTTGAAGATATTGCAGATTTAATTGAAGATCTAGAACAAAGTTTTAATCAATTGAAATAATAGTGGAGAAAAAATGTTTTTTACTGCTAAATCAATTCTAAAGCGCGATCCGGCCGCAAAAAGCCTTGTGATGGTGATTTTAACTTACCCTGGTTTACATGCACTGTGGTTTCACCGCATTGCTCATTGGCTTCATATTCATCACCGTTATTTGCTTGCCGCTATCGTTGCTCGTTGGTCAGCCAAACGAACTGATATATTTATTGCACCCGGTGCACAAATTGGGCGTGGCGTGTTTATTGATCACGGCGTAGGTGTTGTTATTGGTGAAACTGCAATTATTGACGATGGTGTAACCATATTACATGGCGTCACTCTGGGTGCTCGTCATACGGTGACAGAACGTAGACACCCTCATATCGAGAGCTACAGCTTCATTGGTGCTCATGCGCAACTATTGGGCAATATTACTATCGGTGCAAATAGTAAAGTGGGTGCTAATGCAGTTGTTTTAAACGATGTCCCCGCCTATTCTACTGCTGTGGGTAATCCTGCACGCCTAGTCTAGTCGCTTTTTATCGAGATCAATTAATGCGGTACCAATGCGTCATTTTTTTATGATTACTTTTATAATTTTGAGAATTA
The Leuconostoc suionicum genome window above contains:
- the epsC gene encoding serine O-acetyltransferase EpsC encodes the protein MFFTAKSILKRDPAAKSLVMVILTYPGLHALWFHRIAHWLHIHHRYLLAAIVARWSAKRTDIFIAPGAQIGRGVFIDHGVGVVIGETAIIDDGVTILHGVTLGARHTVTERRHPHIESYSFIGAHAQLLGNITIGANSKVGANAVVLNDVPAYSTAVGNPARLV
- a CDS encoding PLP-dependent cysteine synthase family protein — protein: MLIKNIHQLVGQTPIIELQIPVPNQSRIFAKLEMFNPGGSIKDRLGQFLISDAWQRNLINQNSTIIEPTAGNTGIGLALAAQQYKLPTILVVPEKFSAEKQQLMKALGATIINTPSSEGIKGAISKAKALAAEIENSYLPMQFANPANPETYYQTLAPEIVKDLKNEKIDAFVAGAGSGGTFAGIAKYLSEYDATIKNIVVEPEGSILNGGPAHAHRTEGIGVEFVPPFFESIHIDKTLTISDDSAFQQVRYVAENLGLFIGSSSGAALAASLQMAETLPPQSNIVTIFPDSSERYMSTNIYGN
- a CDS encoding trans-sulfuration enzyme family protein, giving the protein MKFDTQLIHGGISLDQSTGAVSVPIHMASTFKQTKIGEAKYEYSRSGNPTREAVESLIADLENGTAGFAFASGSAAISTIFSLFSSGDHIIVGNDVYGGTFRLIDNVLKRTGQTFTIVDTRDLSAIQEAIQDNTVAIYLETPTNPLLRISDIKAISELAHRHNLLSIVDNTFASPYVQKPIDLGVDIVVHSASKYLGGHSDLIAGLVVTKGEELSEKIKFLQNAIGAILAPQESWLLQRGMKTLGLRMRAHQSNAQTIFDYLKTQDKVAKIYFPGDPDNPDHALAKQQMNGFGAMISFELKVGLDPEQFISNLKIITLAESLGALESLIEIPAKMTHGAIPRNIRISHGIQDELIRLSVGVEDIADLIEDLEQSFNQLK